A window of the Tiliqua scincoides isolate rTilSci1 chromosome 5, rTilSci1.hap2, whole genome shotgun sequence genome harbors these coding sequences:
- the LOC136652366 gene encoding olfactory receptor 10A7-like → MIPGVSVTNYRRTITKLRIVSKLNASLADLSFPITAIIDPQKELYFDKTDFSVLQQTGNNWSSTTMFLLLGFGNHPELQVPLFLSFLTIYTVSIFGNLLIVFLVAIDQHLHTPMYFFLMNLSCLETCYITTTVPRMLASLVTGDRSISMKGCITQYYFFGSLAATECYLLAMMSYDRYLAICKPLHYTTIMSGRLCIQLACTSWSIGLMANTVVTALVLDLTFCGPNEIDHYFCDLYPVTNLSCSNTHLVKLTTFILSLIATGAPFGLTLASYVCIIMTILQIKSRAVQQKAFSTCSSHLIVVSLFYGSLFLVYVVPETDTLMISQKSFSLFYTVLTPMLNPLIYSLRNREVKQALFRYVRKLRNQM, encoded by the exons ATGATTCCTGGAGTATCAGTGACTAACTACAG AAGGACAATAACCAAGTTGAGAATTGTGTCCAAACTTAATGCCAGCTTGGCTGATCTCTCCTTCCCAATCACGGCAATTATCGATCCACAAAAGGAACTTTACTTTGATAAA ACTGACTTCAGTGTTCTTCAGCAAactgggaacaattggtccaGCACTACAATGTTCCTCCTCTTGGGATTTGGGAACCACCCTGAATTGCAAGTCCCTCTCTTTCTATCATTTCTAACCATCTACACTGTATCTATCTTTGGGAACCTCCTCATTGTTTTTTTAGTCGCCATTGACCAGCATCTtcacacccccatgtatttcttcctcatgAACTTGTCCTGCTTGGAGACCTGCTACATTACGACCACCGTACCCAGGATGCTGGCCAGTCTCGTAACTGGGGACAGGTCTATATCCATGAAGGGCTGCATCACACAATACTATTTCTTTGGGTCCCTTGCTGCTACCGAATGCTACCTTCTAGCAATGATGTCTTACGATCGGTATTTGGCCATCTGCAAGCCTCTGCACTACACCACCATAATGAGCGGCAGGCTTTGCATCCAATTGGCTTGCACATCATGGAGCATTGGTCTAATGGCCAACACAGTAGTCACAGCTCTTGTGTTAGACCTTACGTTCTGTGGGcccaatgaaattgaccattATTTTTGTGACCTCTATCCAGTGACAAACCTCTCCTGTAGCAATACCCATCTAGTAAAGCTTACAACCTTCATTCTTTCCCTTATAGCAACAGGGGCCCCCTTTGGACTGACTTTGGCCTCCTATGTCTGCATTATCATGACCATCTTGCAGATTAAATCCAGAGCTGTCCAGCAGAAGGCCTTCTCTACATGTTCTTCTCACCTCATCGTTGTGTCCCTTTTCTATGGGTCATTATTCTTGGTTTATGTTGTCCCTGAAACAGACACGTTGATGATCTCTCAAAAAAGCTTCTCTCTGTTTTACACGGTCTTAACTCCCATGCTCAATCCCCTCATTTACAGTCTAAGAAACAGAGAAGTGAAGCAAGCTCTTTTCAGATATGTTAGGAAACTCAGGAACCAAATGTAA
- the LOC136652367 gene encoding olfactory receptor 6C4-like produces MWDTEKGNQTAIVEFILLGFGNLPELQPLLFLLFLIIYMVTTAGNLLIVFLIVSDQHLQTPMYFFLANLSCLETCYSSIILPKMLANLFTGEKTISFGGCMVQFYLFGSCVGIETYLLAAMSYDRYLAICKPLHYTPIMQGKPCIQLMAGAWTNSFLANGIILFLMSHLSFCGPSVIDHYFCDFVPLEKLSCSDTSLVELITFLSTFIFTITPFLLTLASYVCIIRTILNIPSTVGRQKAFSTCSSHLTVVCIFYGTIIIVYMMPDSPTLRDLNKFFSVFYTVLTPLVNPLIYSLRNKEVHRALGRLGCKLVLLTRMRANALT; encoded by the coding sequence ATGTGGGACACAGAAAAAGGAAACCAAACAGCCATCGTGGAGTTCATCCTCTTGGGTTTTGGAAATCTCCCTGAGCTGCAACCTCTTCTTTTCTTGCTATTTTTAATCATTTACATGGTGACCACAGCTGGAAACCTCCTCATTGTTTTTCTCATTGTGTCTGATCAGCACCTTcagacccccatgtacttcttcctggccAACCTTTCCTGTCTTGAGACTTGCTATAGCTCAATCATCTTGCCCAAAATGCTGGCCAATTTGTTCACTGGAGAGAAGACCATTTCTTTTGGTGGGTGTATGGTCCAATTTTATTTGTTTGGTTCCTGTGTTGGTATAGAGACGTACCTACTGGCTGCAATGTCCTACGACCGATATTTGGCCATATGCAAACCTTTGCACTATACCCCCATCATGCAGGGAAAGCCCTGTATTCAACTCATGGCTGGAGCATGGACCAATTCTTTTCTAGCTAATGGTATCATACTGTTTCTGATGTCTCATTTATCTTTCTGTGGCCCCAGTGTCATAGATCATTACTTTTGTGACTTTGTCCCCCTAGAAAAACTCTCCTGCAGTGACACTAGCCTGGTTGAACTCATCACCTTTCTGTCAACTTTTATTTTTACCATCACCCCATTTCTGTTGACTCTCGCATCCTATGTGTGCATCATCAGGACCATCTTGAATATTCCCTCCACTGTTGGGAGGCAAAAGGCCTTTTCGACCTGCTCTTCTCATCTCACAGTGGTTTGCATCTTTTATGGTACAATCATCATTGTCTACATGATGCCAGACAGCCCAACTCTCAGAGATCTAAATAAATTCTTCTCTGTCTTCTACACAGTCCTAACGCCCTTGGTCAACCCCCTCATCtacagcttgagaaacaaagaaGTTCACAGAGCCCTTGGAAGACTTGGCTGCAAATTGGTGCTTCTGACAAGGATGCGGGCAAATGCATTGACATAA
- the LOC136652368 gene encoding olfactory receptor 2AP1-like — protein sequence MGGGKQEKFALLLHINAFQIVFQNTFDIHQQLETGDNQSSVTTFILLGFGDLLELRILLFVLFLAIYTLSLAGNLSIVFLVAVDHHLHTPMYFFLMNLSSLETCYITTILPRMLVSFLTGDRSISIPGCITQYYFFGFCAATECYLLAMMSYDRYLAICKPLHYTTLMSVKLCVRLAFISWVSGLVTNTIITSFLLELTFCGPNVIDHFFCDVYPVANLSCSNTYLVKTATFILGIMGTGPPFVLTLTSYVFIILTIVQIKSKAAQQKAFSTCSSHLIVVTLFYGSIILVYIVPETETLKELHKTFSVFYTILTPTLNPLIYSLRNREVKEAFFRSARKFNNRVS from the coding sequence ATGGGGGGAGGAAAGCAAGAGAAATTTGCCTTACTTTTGCACATTAATGCTTTTCAAATTGTCTTTCAGAACACCTTTGATATTCATCAGCAACTGGAAACTGGGGACAATCAGTCCAGTGTTACAACTTTCATCCTTCTGGGATTTGGGGACCTCCTTGAACTGCGCATTCTCCTCTTTGTATTGTTTCTAGCCATCTACACTTTGTCTCTTGCAGGCAACCTCTCCATTGTTTTCCTGGTCGCGGTTGACCACCATCTtcacacccccatgtatttcttcctcatgAACTTGTCCAGCTTGGAGACCTGCTACATCACGACCATCCTCCCCAGGATGTTGGTCAGTTTCCTAACAGGAGATCGATCCATATCCATTCCGGGCTGTATCACGCAATACTATTTCTTTGGTTTCTGTGCAGCCACTGAATGCTACCTTCTTGCAATGATGTCTTACGATCGCTATTTGGCCATCTGCAAACCTCTGCACTACACAACACTCATGAGTGTTAAACTCTGTGTACGATTGGCATTCATATCTTGGGTGAGCGGCCTGGTGACCAACACTATAATCACCTCTTTTCTGTTAGAGCTCACCTTCTGTGGACCCAACGTCattgaccatttcttctgtgatgtcTATCCAGTGGCAAACCTCTCCTGTAGCAATACCTATTTGGTAAAGACTGCCACATTTATTCTAGGCATCATGGGAACAGGGCCGCCTTTTGTACTAACCCTGACCTCCTATGTCTTCATTATTCTCACCATTGTGCAAATTAAATCCAAGGCAGCCCAGcagaaggccttctccacctGCTCTTCCCACCTCATCGTTGTCACGCTTTTCTATGGCTCAATCATCCTTGTCTATATTGTCCCTGAAACAGAAACCCTGAAGGAGCTACACAAGACCTTCTCTGTTTTCTATACCATCCTGACTCCGACGCTCAACCCCCTTATATACAGTTTGAGGAACAGGGAGGTGAAGGAAGCTTTTTTCAGGTCTGCCAGGAAATTCAACAACAGAGTTTCATAG